TGGCTTAATGTAGGAAAGATCGTGAATACACATGGCGTGCGAGGTGAAGTACGCGTTATTTCTAGAACTGATTTTCCAGAGGAGCGTTATGCAATAGGCAACAAGCTGTACTTGTTTAAGGATGATGAGCCTGTAACTTTAACCGTTTCATCACATAGAAAGCATAAGCAGTTTGATTTGCTTACATTTGAAGGGTTTCACAATATAAACGAAGTACAGCACATGAAAGAAGGTATTCTGAAAGTAAAGGAAGATCAAGGAGGAAAGCTATCAAAAGAAGAATTCTACTACCGTGATATTATCGGGCTTGAAGTTCATACTGAAGATGGCGAGTATCTTGGTAAGGTAAAAGAAATTCTTTCACCAGGAGCAAATGATGTTTGGGTTGTTCAAACTGCTGGCGGGGGTAAGGATCTTTTGTTACCATACATCGAGCAAGTGGTGAAACAGGTCGATTTAAGTGAAGGGAAAATTACCGTTCATTTAATGGAAGGACTTCGTGATTAGCATGAAGATTGATGTGCTTTCGCTGTTTCCTGAAATGTTCTCAGGTGTATTTAATCATTCGATTCTAAAGCGTGCTCAGGATAATGGGGCTGTGACTTATAATGTGACCAATTTTCGTGACTATAGTTCGAATAAGCACAAAAACGTTGATGATTATCCTTACGGCGGGGGAGCCGGTATGGTGTTGACGCCTCAACCGGTTTTTGATGCTGTCGCCGATCTTTCAGCAGGAAAGCATCCTCGCGTCATTCTGATGTGTCCTCAAGGAGAAAGGTTTACACAAAAGAAAGCGGAAGAGCTTGCGAAGGAAGATCATCTTATTTTCATTTGCGGTCATTATGAAGGGTATGATGAGCGTATTCGAGAAAATCTAGTAACGGATGAGATCTCCATTGGTGACTTTGTCTTAACAGGAGGAGAGCTTGGAAGCATGGTCGTTATTGACAGTGTTACAAGGCTTCTCCCTGGAGTACTAGGTAATGATACATCAGCTCCTATGGATTCGTTTAGTAGTGGTTTACTAGAGCACCCTCACTACACACGCCCTGCTGAGTATGCTGGGTTAAACGTGCCTGATGTGCTTCTATCAGGAAATCATGAGGCTATTCGTAAGTGGCGTCTTAAGGAATCGTTAAGGCGCACGTGGAATAGAAGACCGGATCTTCTTAGAGAGAAAGACTTGACGAAGGAAGAAGAGAAATTTCTTCAAGATATTAAGCGAGAAAAAGAGTGAATTCATTCTTGTAATCTAAAAAGTGCTATGCTATGATAACAGTTGTGGCATTAGTCACGTTATTACGATGTTCCGCTGTAATGAAAGATTATTTATATGAGCATCTGTGTGGAAGGAGGGTTACTTGATGCACAAGTTAATCCAGGATATCACAAAAGACCAACTTAAGTCGGATCTTCCT
The sequence above is drawn from the Pseudalkalibacillus hwajinpoensis genome and encodes:
- the rimM gene encoding ribosome maturation factor RimM (Essential for efficient processing of 16S rRNA), whose protein sequence is MTEWLNVGKIVNTHGVRGEVRVISRTDFPEERYAIGNKLYLFKDDEPVTLTVSSHRKHKQFDLLTFEGFHNINEVQHMKEGILKVKEDQGGKLSKEEFYYRDIIGLEVHTEDGEYLGKVKEILSPGANDVWVVQTAGGGKDLLLPYIEQVVKQVDLSEGKITVHLMEGLRD
- the trmD gene encoding tRNA (guanosine(37)-N1)-methyltransferase TrmD translates to MKIDVLSLFPEMFSGVFNHSILKRAQDNGAVTYNVTNFRDYSSNKHKNVDDYPYGGGAGMVLTPQPVFDAVADLSAGKHPRVILMCPQGERFTQKKAEELAKEDHLIFICGHYEGYDERIRENLVTDEISIGDFVLTGGELGSMVVIDSVTRLLPGVLGNDTSAPMDSFSSGLLEHPHYTRPAEYAGLNVPDVLLSGNHEAIRKWRLKESLRRTWNRRPDLLREKDLTKEEEKFLQDIKREKE